From the Armatimonas rosea genome, one window contains:
- a CDS encoding DUF6755 family protein: protein MKNRVWWQRRAQALVMLLCITLALFLIQLWLITLALEEHLAEHSALALPTFLASGGCFLVNLVVLRYIHDLDHRPEGGS from the coding sequence ATGAAAAATCGAGTCTGGTGGCAGCGGCGAGCGCAGGCGCTGGTGATGCTGCTCTGCATCACCTTAGCCCTTTTCCTGATCCAGCTCTGGCTGATCACGCTGGCGCTGGAGGAGCACTTGGCAGAGCACTCCGCTCTCGCACTCCCGACGTTTCTGGCCTCAGGGGGGTGTTTTCTGGTCAACCTCGTGGTCCTGCGCTACATCCATGACCTCGACCACCGCCCGGAAGGAGGCAGCTAG
- a CDS encoding alginate export family protein, whose amino-acid sequence MKPTLTLGLVVLAVAPATAQTTTYSGSLRLRQEAWDWFQPATGSFQNAYAFTGATLRYGATRTTKTSSATVELEAPALIGLPTRATAPAPQGGLGLGALYRGFNGNQTSSLFVKQAFYQDKLRGIRAGRFEFNEGAESTPENPALAWVKSQRVSQRLIGTFGWSQVGRSFDGVHYSKTKGTDNLTAVVAYPTAGVFDLNGQPTLTSVRVGYLAATRTTKTSDQRLFGILYEDARKGVTKVDNQVPAVADTATITLTTLGGHYIQSGENANGKWDVLGWAAVQSGDWGTQTQQAYAYSLEAGWQPKAEKNAPWYRVGYDVYSGDGNPTDGKHQTFSPLLNTPRIYARTPFFAEANSRDLFAQAIFHPDKKTTLRADLHHVSLDKASDRWYAAGGPFLSAGSFGLIGRTNPSGGTSLADLIDLSADRVLDKRTSATVYVGHLLGSTVVKGIYPDSKGFFAYGELNYKL is encoded by the coding sequence ATGAAACCAACACTGACACTTGGACTCGTCGTTCTTGCGGTCGCCCCGGCAACCGCCCAGACAACAACCTACTCGGGCTCGCTCCGGCTTCGACAAGAGGCTTGGGATTGGTTCCAGCCCGCGACAGGCAGTTTTCAGAATGCCTACGCCTTCACGGGGGCAACCCTCCGCTACGGTGCCACCCGCACTACAAAAACTAGTAGCGCGACGGTCGAGCTAGAAGCCCCAGCACTCATTGGCCTACCGACCCGGGCCACGGCTCCCGCACCGCAGGGCGGGCTCGGGCTGGGAGCACTCTACCGGGGCTTCAATGGCAACCAGACCAGCAGCCTCTTTGTCAAGCAAGCCTTCTACCAGGACAAGCTCCGTGGAATTCGGGCAGGACGCTTTGAGTTCAACGAAGGCGCAGAATCCACCCCAGAGAATCCTGCGCTCGCATGGGTGAAGAGCCAGCGGGTCAGCCAGCGTCTGATCGGGACATTTGGCTGGAGCCAGGTAGGACGTAGCTTCGACGGCGTCCACTACAGCAAAACCAAGGGCACCGATAACCTCACCGCCGTTGTTGCCTATCCCACTGCCGGGGTCTTCGATCTCAACGGCCAGCCCACGCTCACGTCGGTGCGGGTTGGCTACCTCGCTGCCACGCGAACCACCAAAACCAGCGATCAGCGCCTCTTTGGGATTCTCTACGAAGATGCTCGCAAAGGGGTGACGAAGGTGGATAACCAGGTACCCGCCGTGGCGGACACCGCAACTATTACCCTCACCACCTTGGGGGGACACTATATCCAGAGCGGCGAGAACGCCAACGGCAAGTGGGATGTACTGGGCTGGGCTGCTGTCCAGAGTGGCGACTGGGGCACCCAAACCCAGCAAGCCTACGCCTACTCGTTGGAGGCGGGCTGGCAGCCCAAGGCTGAGAAGAATGCACCGTGGTATCGGGTTGGCTACGATGTCTACTCCGGTGATGGTAACCCCACCGACGGCAAGCACCAGACCTTCTCGCCGCTGCTCAACACGCCGCGCATCTACGCCCGTACCCCGTTTTTTGCTGAGGCCAATAGCCGCGATCTCTTCGCACAGGCCATCTTCCACCCAGACAAGAAGACCACGCTACGCGCTGACCTGCACCATGTCTCGCTGGATAAAGCCAGCGACCGCTGGTACGCCGCTGGAGGACCGTTTCTCTCTGCGGGGAGCTTTGGCCTGATTGGGCGCACCAACCCAAGCGGTGGCACCTCGCTCGCAGACCTGATCGATCTCAGCGCTGACCGAGTCCTTGACAAGCGCACGAGCGCCACGGTCTATGTCGGGCACCTGCTGGGAAGTACGGTCGTGAAGGGCATCTACCCGGACAGCAAGGGCTTCTTTGCTTATGGGGAGCTAAACTACAAGTTATAA
- a CDS encoding molybdopterin-containing oxidoreductase family protein has product MATRAGVPGRSSSPPPPEGAMIIRTTDSPNCTGACGWNATVVNDVIVDLKPAADYPCAEYNPRGCLRGMSMTHLIYGPDRIQRPRIRTGPRGSGQWREVTWDEVLDHLAGEMKRLSDTYGPESMLLFNQVVGTSYVQKGAQIRMAALLGMSFATAYDYNGDIAMGFTQTLGIDSIECETKSWGHAKYALLWSANIFQTRIPDAHFLTKEAKQQNGCKIVSIDPRCSQTAKGSDLWLPVHPGTDGALALAMCHTIIEEGLVDWEFLRTFTDLSTLIRDDTGMRLRASDLGRGGENEFVVWDETTADFFVLPSETLALPEAVRPAFRGSRTITIGGKAVKVTPVYELLEDLVMREAYKPETVAPLCDIPAATIRQVAREYATTKPGIILIGMGINHRLHGDLTIRSILLLSALAGQYGTAGSGVSIYSGQHHFRIDISGFWYPDGKRPNLVPMHYFAMGGPTETIHPKIKYPKSGFKALFVSHANPLVTEFSGPFKDAIDKLELFVAVDFSMSPTCEYADVVLPAPTFWEKHDLVGTGCHPYLQLQQPVVSPQYDSKSEFWMVRELLKRIDPEKARYFEMTELEAIDLLLKTAGKETEGITLKQLQQGPVRLNVHDPEIGLDDQLLHKVPFPPRALPFKVEQQREFLKTGRMEFYKEEPIYQQLGETLPHWRPTFEHLSDEDQALPLSIVTPHSKWRVHSTHSNNPLLINLNRKPIVELNPRDALKRGIRDGDPVEIFNTNGSYRVWALLTETIKPGVVCVDHGWWDRYLGKGKYHGVHTHQRIKPTHEAYYLPAVYAPGQHWKDTRVDVKKVED; this is encoded by the coding sequence ATGGCAACGCGCGCTGGGGTTCCGGGACGAAGCTCGTCCCCTCCACCACCGGAGGGTGCGATGATTATCCGCACCACGGATAGTCCCAACTGCACAGGAGCCTGCGGCTGGAACGCCACCGTCGTCAATGATGTGATTGTGGATCTCAAGCCGGCGGCGGACTATCCTTGTGCGGAGTACAACCCTCGGGGGTGCCTGCGGGGGATGTCGATGACGCATCTTATCTACGGACCAGACCGTATCCAGCGTCCCCGGATTCGCACTGGGCCGCGCGGCTCGGGGCAGTGGCGCGAAGTCACTTGGGATGAAGTGCTGGATCACCTCGCAGGGGAGATGAAGCGCCTCAGCGATACCTATGGACCAGAGTCCATGCTCCTCTTTAACCAAGTGGTGGGCACAAGCTATGTCCAAAAAGGTGCCCAGATTCGAATGGCGGCACTGCTAGGGATGTCCTTTGCCACCGCCTACGACTACAACGGCGATATCGCCATGGGCTTCACCCAGACCCTCGGCATCGACTCGATTGAGTGTGAAACCAAGAGCTGGGGACATGCCAAGTACGCCCTCCTCTGGTCGGCCAATATCTTTCAGACCCGCATCCCCGATGCCCACTTTCTGACCAAAGAGGCCAAGCAGCAAAACGGCTGCAAGATCGTCAGTATCGACCCGCGCTGCTCCCAAACCGCCAAGGGTTCGGATCTCTGGCTGCCCGTACACCCCGGCACCGATGGTGCTCTGGCGCTGGCGATGTGCCACACGATTATCGAGGAAGGGCTGGTGGACTGGGAGTTCCTGCGCACCTTCACCGATCTCTCCACCTTGATCCGTGATGACACCGGCATGCGCCTGCGGGCCAGCGATCTGGGCCGTGGCGGCGAGAATGAGTTTGTGGTCTGGGACGAAACCACCGCCGACTTTTTTGTCCTGCCCTCCGAGACGCTAGCGCTACCCGAAGCTGTCCGCCCAGCATTTCGTGGGAGTCGCACCATCACCATTGGTGGCAAAGCTGTCAAAGTCACGCCCGTCTACGAGCTGCTCGAAGACCTAGTGATGCGGGAGGCGTATAAGCCCGAGACGGTCGCGCCGCTCTGTGACATTCCTGCCGCGACCATTCGCCAAGTGGCCCGTGAGTACGCCACGACCAAGCCAGGCATTATCCTGATCGGGATGGGGATCAACCATCGGCTCCATGGCGACCTGACTATCCGCTCGATCCTGCTACTCTCCGCACTTGCAGGCCAGTACGGCACGGCGGGCTCCGGGGTCTCGATCTACTCCGGCCAGCACCACTTCCGCATCGATATCAGCGGCTTCTGGTACCCCGATGGCAAGCGCCCCAACCTCGTCCCGATGCACTACTTTGCAATGGGTGGTCCCACGGAGACGATCCACCCCAAGATCAAGTACCCCAAAAGCGGCTTTAAGGCGCTCTTTGTCTCGCATGCCAATCCACTGGTGACGGAGTTCTCCGGCCCCTTCAAAGACGCCATCGACAAGCTAGAGCTCTTCGTTGCCGTGGACTTCTCGATGAGCCCGACCTGTGAGTACGCCGATGTGGTCCTCCCCGCCCCGACATTCTGGGAGAAGCACGATCTCGTGGGCACGGGTTGCCACCCCTACTTGCAGCTTCAGCAGCCTGTGGTCTCACCGCAGTACGACAGCAAGAGTGAGTTCTGGATGGTGCGCGAGCTGCTCAAGCGCATTGATCCCGAAAAAGCGCGCTATTTTGAGATGACAGAGCTTGAGGCTATTGACCTTCTGCTCAAGACAGCGGGCAAGGAGACGGAGGGAATCACTCTGAAACAGCTCCAGCAAGGTCCCGTGCGCCTCAATGTTCATGACCCAGAGATCGGCCTCGACGACCAGCTCCTTCACAAAGTCCCGTTTCCACCACGTGCCTTGCCCTTCAAAGTGGAGCAGCAGCGCGAGTTTCTCAAGACGGGCCGGATGGAGTTCTACAAGGAGGAGCCGATATACCAGCAGCTCGGGGAGACCCTTCCCCACTGGCGACCGACCTTTGAGCACCTCTCTGACGAGGACCAAGCGCTCCCGCTTTCCATTGTCACCCCACACTCCAAGTGGCGGGTTCACTCGACCCACTCCAACAATCCACTGCTGATCAACCTCAATCGCAAGCCCATCGTGGAGCTCAACCCGCGCGATGCCCTCAAGCGCGGCATCCGTGATGGCGACCCGGTGGAGATCTTCAACACCAACGGGAGCTACCGGGTCTGGGCACTGCTCACAGAGACGATCAAGCCCGGCGTGGTTTGTGTGGATCACGGCTGGTGGGATCGGTACTTAGGCAAGGGCAAGTACCACGGCGTCCACACTCATCAGCGTATCAAGCCCACCCACGAAGCCTACTACCTGCCCGCAGTCTACGCGCCGGGGCAGCACTGGAAAGACACCCGTGTGGATGTCAAGAAAGTAGAGGACTGA
- a CDS encoding ubiquinol-cytochrome c reductase iron-sulfur subunit yields the protein MSCGGNCENCKGKEPTPEEKWREDFPVEWAADNYVTRRDFTRFLILTSGATFLGNGYFVAKNALTPRAESGPTVKIATLTELPIGGVKLFRYPTEADPAMLIRLAENRFVAFRQRCTHLSCPVHFNVEKTQLDCPCHNGTFDARTGRVLGGPPPRPLPRIALKLENGEIFAAGLASSDEAEG from the coding sequence ATGAGCTGTGGTGGAAACTGCGAAAACTGCAAAGGCAAAGAGCCCACTCCCGAGGAGAAGTGGCGCGAGGACTTTCCGGTCGAGTGGGCGGCAGACAACTATGTCACGCGCCGGGACTTCACACGCTTTCTAATCCTCACCAGCGGCGCAACCTTCCTTGGCAACGGCTACTTTGTCGCCAAAAACGCCCTCACACCCCGCGCCGAGTCCGGCCCGACCGTCAAGATCGCCACCCTCACGGAGCTACCTATTGGAGGAGTCAAGCTCTTTCGCTACCCCACGGAGGCCGATCCCGCAATGCTGATCCGCTTAGCAGAGAATCGCTTTGTGGCTTTCCGTCAGCGCTGCACCCACCTGTCCTGCCCGGTGCACTTTAACGTCGAGAAGACCCAGCTCGACTGCCCCTGTCACAACGGAACCTTCGATGCCAGAACAGGGCGCGTTCTAGGTGGGCCACCCCCACGTCCGTTGCCTCGAATCGCGCTGAAGCTGGAAAACGGTGAGATCTTCGCGGCGGGACTGGCAAGCTCGGACGAGGCCGAGGGATGA
- a CDS encoding MFS transporter: MLEPGTRSFGLDRRALLWASGAALLNVVAIYLGSGRMARFDPALIAYTCACIFATFGVVYRYGVWLEKPPTALYWRQGWRLFLRPSHFVKNCLHLVRLAWDNLIAQTFIEKRSHTRWTAHFLISWGCLFACAVTFPLVFGWVAFEADPSDPAKYITFVFGFPAMTFPAHSLFGWVIFHILDFCAVAILVGMGFAFKRRLYDPGALTVQQFANDFFPLILLFAVCLTGLMLTASAVWMHGHNYSFLATLHAFSVITTLLYLPFGKFFHVFQRPANIGVQFYKEEGKASARAHCRVCAEDYASQMQVDDLKLVLEQLGFDQTLEDGGHYQDVCPTCRRRLLAANQLELIGGPGFL, translated from the coding sequence ATGCTAGAGCCTGGCACTCGTAGCTTCGGGCTCGACCGCCGGGCGCTCTTATGGGCGTCCGGTGCGGCTCTACTCAATGTGGTTGCGATCTATCTGGGATCGGGGCGGATGGCACGCTTCGACCCGGCGCTAATCGCCTACACCTGTGCCTGCATCTTCGCGACCTTTGGTGTGGTCTACCGCTACGGGGTCTGGCTGGAGAAGCCTCCCACCGCGCTCTACTGGCGGCAGGGCTGGCGGCTCTTTCTGCGGCCGTCGCACTTTGTGAAGAACTGCCTGCATCTGGTGCGCCTCGCCTGGGACAACCTGATCGCCCAGACCTTTATCGAGAAGCGGAGCCACACCCGCTGGACGGCGCACTTTTTGATCTCCTGGGGCTGTCTTTTCGCCTGCGCGGTGACCTTTCCACTGGTCTTTGGCTGGGTGGCGTTCGAGGCCGACCCCAGCGACCCGGCAAAGTACATCACGTTTGTCTTCGGCTTCCCCGCCATGACCTTTCCCGCGCACTCGCTCTTTGGCTGGGTGATCTTCCATATTTTGGATTTCTGTGCGGTCGCGATTTTAGTTGGGATGGGCTTTGCCTTCAAGCGCCGCCTCTACGATCCCGGTGCGCTGACCGTTCAGCAGTTCGCCAACGACTTCTTTCCGCTGATCCTGCTCTTTGCGGTCTGCTTGACGGGCCTGATGCTCACGGCGAGTGCGGTCTGGATGCACGGTCACAACTACAGCTTCCTGGCGACCTTGCACGCGTTCAGCGTGATTACGACACTGCTCTACCTGCCGTTTGGCAAGTTCTTCCATGTCTTTCAGCGCCCGGCCAATATCGGAGTGCAGTTCTACAAGGAAGAGGGAAAGGCATCGGCCCGCGCTCACTGCCGTGTCTGCGCTGAGGACTACGCCTCACAGATGCAGGTGGACGACCTAAAGCTCGTCCTGGAGCAGCTCGGCTTTGATCAGACGCTTGAGGACGGCGGACACTACCAGGATGTCTGCCCCACCTGCCGTCGCCGCCTGCTGGCGGCAAACCAGCTTGAACTTATTGGAGGACCTGGATTCTTATGA
- a CDS encoding 4Fe-4S dicluster domain-containing protein → MMQSVFIVDPARCIGCQACVQACGECGTHRGVSMIHLEYLQREETVQTTPQVCMHCEEPTCARVCPADAIKQTPDGVVQTSLKPRCVGCSNCVLACPFGVPKYDAPVDQMMKCDMCYDRTSVGKKPMCATVCPSEALYFGPIDTWQKRRRGRAINEFRFGKQVVKTQVYLVLPDDKPERLEVGLVPLQNWIKKDKDNPR, encoded by the coding sequence ATTATGCAATCCGTTTTTATCGTTGATCCTGCGCGCTGCATCGGCTGTCAAGCCTGTGTTCAGGCATGCGGAGAGTGTGGAACCCACCGCGGGGTCTCGATGATCCACCTGGAGTATCTCCAGCGGGAAGAGACCGTTCAGACGACACCACAGGTCTGTATGCACTGTGAAGAGCCGACGTGCGCTCGGGTCTGCCCCGCCGATGCGATTAAGCAAACCCCCGATGGTGTCGTGCAGACCTCGCTCAAACCCCGCTGCGTTGGCTGTAGCAACTGCGTGCTCGCCTGTCCTTTCGGTGTCCCCAAGTACGATGCCCCTGTGGATCAGATGATGAAGTGCGACATGTGCTACGACCGGACGTCGGTGGGGAAGAAGCCCATGTGCGCCACGGTCTGCCCGTCGGAGGCACTCTACTTTGGCCCCATCGATACCTGGCAGAAGCGGCGACGGGGCCGCGCCATCAATGAGTTTCGCTTTGGCAAGCAAGTCGTCAAGACACAGGTCTACCTCGTGCTCCCCGACGATAAGCCGGAGCGCCTGGAAGTCGGGTTAGTGCCCCTCCAGAACTGGATAAAGAAAGACAAGGACAACCCAAGATGA
- a CDS encoding MFS transporter, translated as MSVLWLSFIGFALMFAAWTMFGVLGIPIRKELGLSDMQLAWLSALAILNGALWRLPLGMLADKIGGRKAFLGCLLFSAVASLLVSRTHSYGMLLACAVLVGMAGNSFTIGSAWNAAWFPKAQQGFALGLFGAGNVGASVTKLIGPMIISAVPATGMAGGLIPGGWRFVPCLYAGLMLLMAALVTVAAPTPDIVPNQGRPLKEMLRPLHEVRVWRFSLYYTVVFGVYVALSVWLPKYYVDVYDLPLKKAALMCVPYIFASSLLRPFGGWLSDKFGPRKVTYTVFILGALACGALSVRQEMWPFFWLTLLLGITQGFGKASTIKYIPDYYPKDVGTVVGLVGALAALGGFGLPPLFAALKTATGQPQSLFWALLALTLMSLGWLHAVVVHIHRDEEHVI; from the coding sequence ATGAGCGTTCTTTGGCTGAGCTTTATCGGCTTTGCTCTGATGTTCGCGGCGTGGACCATGTTTGGGGTGCTGGGCATCCCCATCCGTAAGGAGCTTGGGCTCTCGGACATGCAGCTCGCCTGGCTCTCCGCGCTGGCGATTCTCAACGGCGCACTCTGGCGGCTCCCGCTGGGAATGCTCGCCGACAAGATTGGGGGGCGTAAGGCGTTTCTGGGATGCCTGCTATTCTCCGCTGTGGCATCGCTCTTGGTCTCGCGCACCCACTCCTACGGCATGCTCCTCGCCTGTGCCGTGCTGGTGGGAATGGCCGGCAATAGCTTCACCATTGGCTCGGCCTGGAACGCGGCCTGGTTCCCCAAGGCACAGCAAGGCTTCGCGCTAGGGCTCTTTGGCGCAGGCAACGTGGGAGCGAGTGTCACCAAGCTCATCGGCCCCATGATCATCTCCGCCGTCCCTGCCACAGGGATGGCAGGCGGGCTGATCCCCGGTGGCTGGCGCTTTGTTCCCTGTCTCTACGCGGGGTTGATGCTCCTGATGGCGGCTTTAGTCACTGTCGCCGCTCCGACCCCCGATATAGTTCCCAACCAGGGCCGCCCACTCAAAGAGATGCTGAGACCGCTCCACGAAGTTCGTGTCTGGCGCTTCTCGCTCTACTACACCGTGGTCTTCGGAGTCTATGTCGCTCTCTCGGTCTGGCTCCCGAAGTACTACGTCGATGTCTACGACCTGCCGCTAAAGAAAGCGGCCCTGATGTGCGTCCCGTATATCTTCGCCTCCAGCCTACTCCGGCCTTTCGGTGGCTGGCTCTCAGACAAGTTTGGGCCGCGTAAAGTGACCTACACGGTCTTTATCCTGGGGGCACTCGCCTGCGGAGCCCTCTCGGTGCGCCAGGAAATGTGGCCCTTCTTCTGGCTTACCCTGCTTTTGGGGATCACACAAGGCTTTGGAAAGGCGAGCACGATCAAATACATCCCGGACTACTACCCCAAAGATGTGGGGACGGTGGTCGGGCTGGTCGGGGCGCTCGCTGCCCTGGGCGGCTTTGGTCTGCCCCCGCTCTTCGCCGCGCTCAAGACCGCTACGGGTCAGCCTCAGTCGCTCTTCTGGGCGCTACTGGCCCTGACCCTGATGAGCCTAGGCTGGCTCCATGCCGTGGTAGTGCATATCCACCGCGACGAAGAACACGTGATTTAG
- a CDS encoding MFS transporter, with protein MATQALPEAGRTGASWLSDWKPEDSAFWEAGGKATAWKTLWVTTYCLLLAFATWFVVSAVLVRLTGIGFKLDKGQLFWLAAMPGLAAGTLRIIHTFLIPIFGTRHTVALSTLLLAIPCAGWAWAIQNPETPFSVLMLLAFLAGLGGGNFSSFMPSTSLFFPKKQLGTALGIQAGIGNFGVSVVQFLTPIVIGIGMVSGTQLFNDPKKNIHDKPLHLQNAFLIWIPLIVIGAIWAWIALRSVPVKATFREQTDIFKEKHTWIMTALYIMTFGSFSGFSASFGLMIKELYGKFPGAPDALKYAFIGPFLGALLRVLFGPVCDKIGGAKVTMLSGIGLTVCAVLATRYTAPTSVDQFGGFLWTMLGLFFFSGIGNASTFKQMPMIFPPRQASGVIGWTSAIAAYGPFLFSVAIGSVIGATGSPTAFFWAAAVFYLFCLVLNWHFYTRKGAEKPC; from the coding sequence ATGGCAACACAAGCTCTACCGGAGGCTGGGCGCACGGGCGCAAGCTGGCTCTCCGACTGGAAACCTGAGGACAGCGCCTTCTGGGAGGCGGGCGGAAAAGCCACGGCCTGGAAGACGCTCTGGGTGACGACCTACTGCCTGCTGCTGGCCTTTGCGACTTGGTTCGTGGTCAGCGCGGTGCTCGTGCGCCTCACGGGAATCGGCTTCAAGCTCGATAAGGGGCAGCTCTTCTGGCTGGCGGCCATGCCGGGGCTGGCGGCGGGAACCCTGCGCATTATCCACACCTTCCTCATCCCCATCTTCGGAACCCGCCATACTGTGGCACTCTCGACATTGCTTCTTGCCATCCCCTGCGCGGGCTGGGCGTGGGCGATCCAGAACCCGGAGACCCCGTTCTCCGTGCTGATGCTCCTGGCCTTTCTCGCCGGACTAGGCGGTGGCAACTTCAGCTCCTTCATGCCCAGCACCAGCCTGTTCTTCCCTAAAAAGCAGCTTGGCACCGCGCTGGGGATTCAGGCGGGGATCGGCAACTTCGGGGTGAGTGTGGTGCAGTTCCTGACCCCGATTGTGATCGGGATCGGGATGGTCAGCGGCACACAGCTCTTCAACGACCCCAAGAAGAATATCCATGACAAGCCGCTCCACCTACAAAACGCCTTTCTGATCTGGATTCCGCTGATCGTGATCGGCGCGATCTGGGCCTGGATTGCCCTGCGCTCCGTGCCGGTGAAGGCCACGTTCCGGGAGCAGACCGATATCTTCAAGGAGAAGCACACCTGGATCATGACGGCGCTCTACATCATGACCTTCGGCTCCTTCTCTGGCTTCTCGGCGTCGTTTGGCCTGATGATCAAGGAACTCTACGGTAAGTTCCCCGGTGCACCCGATGCCCTCAAGTACGCCTTTATCGGACCATTTCTGGGGGCACTGCTTCGCGTTCTCTTCGGCCCGGTCTGTGACAAGATCGGGGGCGCAAAGGTGACGATGCTCTCGGGGATCGGGCTGACGGTCTGCGCTGTACTTGCCACCCGCTACACGGCTCCCACTTCTGTGGATCAGTTCGGAGGCTTCTTGTGGACCATGCTGGGGCTATTCTTCTTTAGCGGGATCGGCAACGCCAGCACGTTCAAGCAGATGCCGATGATCTTCCCACCCCGGCAGGCATCGGGTGTGATCGGATGGACGTCCGCGATTGCAGCCTATGGCCCGTTTCTGTTCTCAGTGGCAATTGGAAGCGTGATCGGCGCAACCGGGAGCCCGACGGCGTTCTTCTGGGCGGCGGCGGTGTTCTATCTCTTCTGCTTGGTGCTCAACTGGCACTTCTATACCCGTAAAGGAGCTGAGAAGCCATGCTAG
- a CDS encoding YwiC-like family protein, translating into MPPLPKEHGAWVMLSVPLLLGAWDVHAALTPTFLLIVATLAAFCAQNLVRLWLRKRTSHRDLGWLALFAVIGLASIAPLLLQVPRWQDFAVLGGVAVLFLAVQGVLLLIPARKRLDRSLWGELAAIPALTLPGPAACALAMPLGTKALVVWGLSIAFFASGVFAVKLVLASARFRKGLTNKERWGIGWPHVLYHALLFVGLLLLRSPWLGLAFLPALIRAVLTYVQLDGKLPPLKKVGMREAALALWFGIIATLAL; encoded by the coding sequence ATGCCTCCACTCCCCAAAGAACACGGTGCCTGGGTCATGCTGAGCGTCCCCTTGCTATTGGGAGCGTGGGATGTCCATGCTGCGCTAACACCGACCTTTTTGCTGATCGTGGCAACACTGGCTGCCTTCTGCGCTCAGAACCTGGTGCGGCTCTGGCTTCGCAAGCGCACCTCGCACCGTGACTTGGGCTGGCTCGCGTTGTTTGCAGTGATAGGGCTAGCCTCAATCGCTCCACTTTTGCTCCAGGTGCCACGTTGGCAGGACTTTGCCGTACTGGGTGGGGTGGCCGTCTTGTTTCTAGCCGTTCAAGGGGTGCTTCTCCTCATTCCAGCCCGGAAGCGCCTTGACCGCTCGCTCTGGGGGGAGCTTGCTGCGATCCCGGCCCTGACGCTTCCCGGCCCCGCCGCCTGTGCGCTTGCGATGCCCCTGGGGACAAAAGCCTTGGTGGTCTGGGGGCTCTCCATCGCGTTTTTTGCCAGTGGTGTTTTTGCGGTGAAGTTGGTACTTGCCTCGGCGAGGTTTCGCAAGGGACTCACAAACAAGGAGCGTTGGGGCATTGGCTGGCCCCATGTCCTTTACCACGCTCTGCTTTTCGTTGGGCTGCTCCTCTTGCGCTCCCCGTGGCTTGGGTTAGCATTTCTTCCTGCGCTGATTCGGGCCGTACTGACCTATGTCCAGCTCGACGGTAAGCTCCCCCCGCTGAAGAAAGTCGGGATGCGCGAGGCAGCACTTGCGCTCTGGTTTGGCATCATTGCTACGCTGGCACTCTGA